Part of the Mycolicibacterium mengxianglii genome is shown below.
TATTACCGCGAGGAGGAGCAGGTGTGCGCCGACCTGCTCGCGACCCGTGGTGAGCACGTTCCGGTGGACGACGCAGCGCTGGCGGCCGGGCTGGATCGGGTGTTCCCGGCGCCGAAGTTCGTCGAGCAGCGGTCCGCCGCGCAGATCGCCTTGTCGCAGTGGACAACGGTGCTCACCGGCGGGCCGGGCACCGGCAAGACCACCACGGTGGCGGGTCTGCTGGCGCTGCTGGCCGAGCAGGCCGAGCTCGCGGGCCGGGCGCGGCCGCGGATCGCACTGGCGGCGCCCACCGGCAAGGCCTCGGCGCGGTTGCAGCAGGCGGTGCAGGCCGAGATCGACCACCTCGGGCCGGTGGATCGGGAGCGGTTGCGCGGCTTGCAGGCGGTGACCCTGCACCGGCTGCTGGGTGCCCGCCCGGATACCTCCGCGCGCTTCAAACACCACCGGGCCAACCGATTGCCCTACGACGCCATCGTGGTCGACGAGACGTCGATGGTGCCGCTGACCATGATGGCCCGGTTGCTTGAATCCGTTCGTCCCGCAACCCGACTCATTCTCGTCGGCGACCCCGATCAGCTGGCTTCGGTGGAGGCCGGCGCGGTGCTGGCCGATCTGGTCGACGGTCTGGGTGCGCGGAGCGATCTGCGGGTTGCGGCACTGCACACCTCGCACCGCTTCGGCGAGACGATCAGCCGGTTGGCTGAGGCGATCCGCCTCGGCGACGGAGACACGGTGCTGGAATTGCTGCGCGCCGGCGGCGAGCACATCGAGTACATCGACGAGCAGGATCCGACGTCGCGGCTGCGTGAGGTGCTTGTGGGCCATGCGCTGGACGTGCGGGCGGCGGCGATGCGCGGTGACGCCGCGGGCGCACTGGCCGCCCTGGACACCCACCGGCTGCTGTGTGCGCACCGCGACGGCCCCCACGGGGTACGGCACTGGAACCGGCAGATCGAACGCTGGCTCACCGAGGAAACCGGCGAGGCGTTGTGGACGAGCTGGTATGTGGGGCGCCCGGTGTTGGTGACGGCCAATGACTACGGGCTGAGGTTGTACAACGGCGACACCGGCGTCGCCGTTCTCGACGGTTCCCGGGACGACGGGGCGCTGCGGGCGGCAGTCGGGAGTGCCACCGGGACAATGGATTTCGCTACCAGCCGACTCGCCGACGTGGAGACCATGCATGCCATGACCATCCACAAGAGCCAGGGCAGCCAAGCCGCGGAGGTGACCGTGCTGCTGCCGCCCGAGGATTCGAGGTTGTTGACCCGCGAGTTGTTCTACACCGCGGTCACCCGGGCCAAGGCCAAGGTGCGGGTGGTGGGTACCGAGGCCGGGGTACGGGCAGCATTGCAGCGACGGGTGGTGCGGGCGACCGGCCTGCGGCAGCGGCTGAGTTCGTGACGGCTGCACGCCGAGATCGACGAAATGGCGTGAATTACTCGCACTTTCCCGCCCAAACGTGAGTTTCGGCGGGGGGTGCGCGTGCGCGAAAGCGGCCCCCGCCGGTATGGCGGGGGCCGCTTCGCGTACTACTTCGTGGTGTCAGGCAACAGGTGCGGTGCCGTTGAGCACCCGCTGCATGTCCGGAATCATCTGCTGCAGCTGCTGTCCCCAGTAGCCCCAGCTGTGGGTGCCGTTGGCCGGGAAGTTGAAGACGCCGTTACGTCCGCCCGCGGCGATGTAGTTGTCCCGGAAGGTCAGGTTGGTGCGCAGGGTGAAGCCTTCCAGGAACTGTGCTGCCATCAGGTTGCCGCCGCCACCGGAGGTGTCGAGCTCCGACGGGGTGCCGGTGCCGCAGTAGATCCAGACGCGGGTGTTGTTGGCGACGAGGCGGGCGATGTTGACCATCGGGTCGTTGCGCTTCCACGCGGGGTCAGACGACGGACCCCACATGCTGTTGGCGTTGTAGCCGCCGGAGTCGTTCATCGCCATCCCGATCAGCGTGGGCCACCAGCCCTCGGACGGGTTCAGGAAGCCCGACAGCGATGCGGCATAGATGAACTGCTGCGGGTGCCAGATCGCCAGCGTCAGCGAGGCGGAGCCGGCCATCGAAAGACCAACGGCGGCATTGCCGAAGGGGGACACACCGCGGTTGGCGGCCAGCCAGGTGGGCAGCTCCTGGGTCAGGAACGTCTCCCACTTGTAGGTGTAGTTCTGCCCGTTGCCCTGCGACGGCTGGTACCAGTCGCTGTAGAAGCTGGACTGACCACCCACCGGCATGATGGCCGACATGCCGGAATTCTCGAACCACTCGAACGCCGGGGTGTTGATGTCCCAGCCGTTGAAGTCTTCCTGGGCGCGCAGGCCGTCGAGCAGGTAGACGGCCTTGGGGCCGCCGCCTTGGAACTGGACTTTGATGTCGCGGCCCATCGAGGGTGACGGGACCATCAGGTATTCAACGGGCAGACCGGGCCGGGAGAAGGCCCCGGCGGTCGCCGACCCTCCGGCGATCCCGATCAGGCCGGGCAGCGCGGCGGCCGCAACTGTAGCGACCGTCAGCCGGCGCAGGTTTGCCTTTGCCGCTCCGCGCAACTTCTCAACGAACTTCACGTCTGCGCTCCTCCATCTTCAGTAGAACTACAAGGGTGTTACTTGTGTGATCAAAGTGAAGCATGTGGTTTCCGGTGGACATGCCGGTGAAACCGGGAAGCGCTGTCGCAGTTGGACAACGATTGAGTTTCTGCGGAGAAGCTCATTCGTCACCCGGTCGTGACCATCGTCGGGCGTGTCGGGCCCGACCGCGGTCAGCTCTGGCCGGTAGCCCCCGCGGCGCGCTGTCGGGCAGGGTGGGCGCCGACCAGCTCGAATCCGAGGACGGCCACCACCGGCGCTGCCGTGACAACCAGCAGGCAGACCGCCATGTCGACACCCGCAGCTGCCAGCGCCACCGCCCCGCACAGCACCCCCAGCGAGACCGCCGCCGATACAACATGGGACACGCGGCGGGAGTGCAGCAGAAGAAACTGCAGGGCGAAGATCAAGACAAGGTAAATACCCACCGGAATCGCCACCGCGGCCACGGTTTCCACCGAACCCAGCTTGGAGTGTTCTTCGATGAAGTACGCCGCCGTGTGCAATCCCGCTCCGGTGGCGACGATGGAGCCGAACACCAGGATGTGGCCGTAGCCCCAGCGGAAGGAGCACTCGCGTTGTTGGTGCAGCAGGTCGGCGGAGGGCGCGACGAAGTAGGCCCACCACATGCTGAAGGTCAGGCCGGTTCCGGCGACCGCGACCAGCGCCGCGTCGACTGACCAGCCCTGCTCGCTGATGACGGCGGAGATGGAGGCGACCGTCCCCACCACACCTTCGCCGAGCGCGATGATCACCAGTAGTCCGTACCGCTCGGCGATGTGGTGGGCGTGCCACGGGGTGCCGTTGTGGGCCCGTTCTCCCAGCCAGGGCCCGGCCATCTCGATGAGCGTCATGATCGCGACGAGCAGGAAGGTGACCGCGACGGAGGTGTTGGCCACGATCACCCCGATCCACCCGAGCTGCGCGACGGTGATGGACGCGGCATACGTCAGGCAGGCCTTCCGGCGGCCCGGGTCCTGCCGGGCCGCGCGTAACCACTGGAACACCATGGCAATTCGCATCACCACGTATCCGGCGACCATCACCCGGTTGTCGACGTGCACGCCTTCGGCGATCGACCTGAACACCGGCGGGATGCCCAGCGCCAGGATCAGGACCCCCACCATCTGCAGCATGGTGGTGAGCCGGTACACCCAGTCGTCGGTGTCATAGGCCGAGGCGAACCAGCTGAAGTTGATCCACGCCCAGCACACCGCGAAGGTGGAGAAGGCAAAGCCCGCCAGCCCGGCGCCGACGTGATTGTCCGCGAGCTGATGTGCCAACTGTGATGCCGAGATGCTGAAGGCGACGACGAATGTCAGGTCGAACAACAGTTCCAGCGGCGTTGCCGCGCGCCCCTGCTGGTGGGGGTCCCGACCGGACATCACCTGCAGTCCGTACGCGGGAGTGCGGCGTTTCCGTCGGCCAGACTCGAGATCGCTCACCGGCACATAGTGGCAGGCCAGTTACCGACTGTCGCCGTCTTGGCGGTGCCTCTCGATGGCGGCTATGACCTCATCGGAGGCCTCACGCAACATCGCGAGGCGCTCTTGCCCCAGCACGTCGATGAAGAGCTCGCGCACCCGGGCGGCGTTGGCGGGAGCGGATGACTCGATGGCTGCGCGTCCTGCCTGGGTCAACACCACATACGGGTAGCGCGCATCGGCGCCGGGAACCAGTTCGCGGCGGACGAGTCCGCGTTTTTCCATCCTGCTGAGGTGATGCGACAACCGGCTCTTCTCCCACAGCGTGGCCTGGCCCAACTCGTAGGCGCGCATTCGTTGCTCTGGTGCTTCGGAGAGGGTCACCAGAATTTCGAAGTCGGAGTCGGACAGTCCGAACTCGCGCTGCAGGCAGCCGGCCAGGTGTCTTTCCAGGAGATGGTGCATCCCGACGAAGCTCCGCCACGCCGCCAGCTCGTCGTCGTTGAGTTGTGCTCGGTCGGCCATGAAGGGGAGTCTAACGCCGCGGGTTGACATATCAACTCACAGGGTTATCGTGGATTGAGTTGACATATCAACTCGAAAGAAGGGCCGACTCATGGCAGCCAAGAAATTGATCTCCGTGGTGGGGGCGACCGGATCTCAAGGTGGAGGACTGGTCAAAGCCATCCTCGATGATCCCGACCAGCAGTTCAGGGTGCGCGCACTCACCCGCAGTAGGGAGTCTGCGACCGCCCGGGAATTGGCAGGCGCGGGCGCCGAGGTGGTCGAGGCAGACCTCGATGACGGGCAGAGTGTGCTCAAGGCGTTCGACGGCGCCCACGGCGCGTTCATCGTCACCAACTACTGGGCGCCGCGCTCGCCCGAGGACGAGGCACTGCGGACACGGGCCGACAGGGAACTCGCGCAAGCCGATACCGCCGCGCTGGCGGCCAAGAAGGCCGGCGTCGGGCACGTGGTCTGGTCCACTCTCGAGGACACCCGCGACCACTTCGGCACCGATGAGCGCGTGCCCACCGTGGACGAGCGCTTCAAAGTGCCGCACTTCGACGCCAAAGCCGAGGCCGACAGCATTTTCCGTGAGTACGACGTGCCGGTGACGTTGCTGCGCACCACGCTGTTCTTCGAGGGTTTCACCGGCGCACTGGCGCCGGTGCGAGGCGACGACGGCGTACTGCGGCTGACGCTACCGATGGCCGACCAGCCGATGTCGGGCATCGCCGTCGGCGATATCGGAAAGGCGGCGTTACAACTGTTCAAGCGCGGTGAGGACGTCATCGGCACGACCGTCAGCATCGCCGGCGACCATCTGACCGGTGAGCAGTACGCCGCAGCACTGGGAGACGCACTGGGCGAAGAGGTCATCTACACCCCGATGGGGTGGGACGACTTCCGTGCGCAGGGATTTCCCGGCGCGGTGGAAATGGGCAACATGTTCCAGTACTACGCGGAGAACTCGGCCCGCTTCGTGGGCGCCCGTGATCTGGCGCAGGTCCGGGAGCTCAATCCCGAGCTGCAGTCCTTCCGGCAGTGGCTGAACCTGCACCGCAACGCATTTCAAGGAAGCTGACTCCCCGTCGGCATGTCACGCCTCGGGATCGGGATCGGGCCGAATCCAGCCCAGGATCATCGCCGGTGCGGACCCGCCGGCCACCAGGACCGTCAGCACCATCAACCCGCCCGCATAAGCCATGTTCGGGTCGGCGCCGTCGGTGAAGGTCGCACCGAAGACCAGGTAGAACGCGGGAATCATCATGAGGTATTGGGTGATCGTCAGGCCGATCGAGCGGGCGCTGTTGCGCTGCGCGACCTCGAATTCATCGAGGGCGGCCTCGGGTGCGTCGCCTTGGCGGCCGGACACGATCTGCAGCACAGTGAACACCGGGAAGAACACCGCACATGCAGGCAGCCACAACAGCGGAGCCCACTGAATGCCGACTGCGCACAGGACTCCCACCGCGAACATGAAAAGGAAGGTGGCCACGAGCGCGACGACCAGGGTCCGCCGCCGCGCCCGGGTCCGCCAACCGGGCAGCGACTTCGCCCAGGTCCGTTCATGTTTGAGGAACCTGCGGGTTCGGAAGTCCTGGTAGCGCTGGATGAGATCGTGCTGCGTCGCGGCGGTGTCGGCAGGGATATTGCTAGGCACGGAGATCGCCTCCTTCGGTGGTGGTCCGTCGATACATCTCGGTG
Proteins encoded:
- the recD gene encoding exodeoxyribonuclease V subunit alpha, with product MTILAVEDPHDWRRVRAAPPLLRLFNDAGVLEAADVHVAARLAVLADETDETVMLAVALAVRGLRSGSVCVDLAGVADEIGLDLPWPEVAGWLAAVRASPLLGTPPVLRLYGDSLLYLDRYYREEEQVCADLLATRGEHVPVDDAALAAGLDRVFPAPKFVEQRSAAQIALSQWTTVLTGGPGTGKTTTVAGLLALLAEQAELAGRARPRIALAAPTGKASARLQQAVQAEIDHLGPVDRERLRGLQAVTLHRLLGARPDTSARFKHHRANRLPYDAIVVDETSMVPLTMMARLLESVRPATRLILVGDPDQLASVEAGAVLADLVDGLGARSDLRVAALHTSHRFGETISRLAEAIRLGDGDTVLELLRAGGEHIEYIDEQDPTSRLREVLVGHALDVRAAAMRGDAAGALAALDTHRLLCAHRDGPHGVRHWNRQIERWLTEETGEALWTSWYVGRPVLVTANDYGLRLYNGDTGVAVLDGSRDDGALRAAVGSATGTMDFATSRLADVETMHAMTIHKSQGSQAAEVTVLLPPEDSRLLTRELFYTAVTRAKAKVRVVGTEAGVRAALQRRVVRATGLRQRLSS
- a CDS encoding esterase family protein — its product is MKFVEKLRGAAKANLRRLTVATVAAAALPGLIGIAGGSATAGAFSRPGLPVEYLMVPSPSMGRDIKVQFQGGGPKAVYLLDGLRAQEDFNGWDINTPAFEWFENSGMSAIMPVGGQSSFYSDWYQPSQGNGQNYTYKWETFLTQELPTWLAANRGVSPFGNAAVGLSMAGSASLTLAIWHPQQFIYAASLSGFLNPSEGWWPTLIGMAMNDSGGYNANSMWGPSSDPAWKRNDPMVNIARLVANNTRVWIYCGTGTPSELDTSGGGGNLMAAQFLEGFTLRTNLTFRDNYIAAGGRNGVFNFPANGTHSWGYWGQQLQQMIPDMQRVLNGTAPVA
- a CDS encoding low temperature requirement protein A, producing the protein MSGRDPHQQGRAATPLELLFDLTFVVAFSISASQLAHQLADNHVGAGLAGFAFSTFAVCWAWINFSWFASAYDTDDWVYRLTTMLQMVGVLILALGIPPVFRSIAEGVHVDNRVMVAGYVVMRIAMVFQWLRAARQDPGRRKACLTYAASITVAQLGWIGVIVANTSVAVTFLLVAIMTLIEMAGPWLGERAHNGTPWHAHHIAERYGLLVIIALGEGVVGTVASISAVISEQGWSVDAALVAVAGTGLTFSMWWAYFVAPSADLLHQQRECSFRWGYGHILVFGSIVATGAGLHTAAYFIEEHSKLGSVETVAAVAIPVGIYLVLIFALQFLLLHSRRVSHVVSAAVSLGVLCGAVALAAAGVDMAVCLLVVTAAPVVAVLGFELVGAHPARQRAAGATGQS
- a CDS encoding MarR family winged helix-turn-helix transcriptional regulator; amino-acid sequence: MADRAQLNDDELAAWRSFVGMHHLLERHLAGCLQREFGLSDSDFEILVTLSEAPEQRMRAYELGQATLWEKSRLSHHLSRMEKRGLVRRELVPGADARYPYVVLTQAGRAAIESSAPANAARVRELFIDVLGQERLAMLREASDEVIAAIERHRQDGDSR
- a CDS encoding NmrA/HSCARG family protein; protein product: MAAKKLISVVGATGSQGGGLVKAILDDPDQQFRVRALTRSRESATARELAGAGAEVVEADLDDGQSVLKAFDGAHGAFIVTNYWAPRSPEDEALRTRADRELAQADTAALAAKKAGVGHVVWSTLEDTRDHFGTDERVPTVDERFKVPHFDAKAEADSIFREYDVPVTLLRTTLFFEGFTGALAPVRGDDGVLRLTLPMADQPMSGIAVGDIGKAALQLFKRGEDVIGTTVSIAGDHLTGEQYAAALGDALGEEVIYTPMGWDDFRAQGFPGAVEMGNMFQYYAENSARFVGARDLAQVRELNPELQSFRQWLNLHRNAFQGS